A window of Flavobacterium branchiarum genomic DNA:
TAGAACAGCCCGTTTTTACAGGAGGACAGATTTATTATGGAAATAAATTAGCAGAGTTAGGCGAAGATGTCAGTAAATATCAGACTCAGGAAGCTGAAAAGAATTTACTAGTAAACGTAGAACAATACTATTGGACATTAGTATCCCTATATGAGAAACGCAAAACTATTGATGTAATGAAAAATCTAGCTGATAATCTTTTCAGCGACGTTAAAGTTGCTGTAGATGCAGGCGTTACAAATAGAAACGATTTATTGCAGGTACAGTTGAAACAGAACGAGATAAAGACAGCTAGTGTAGAACTAGAAAACGGTATCAGTTTATTAAAAATTCAGCTTGCACAGTTAATGAATGTAGATGGTGGTCAATTCGAAATAGAAACCAAGGATCAAGAGTATATTTCCAATCCCGTTACTCTCCTTGTGGATCATAACCAGGCCGTAACAAATACGAATATGCACAAGCTCCTAAGTAAAAACATTGAAGCTAAACAACTGGAAAAGAAAATAGAACGTGGTAAATTGCTTCCATACTTTGGTGTTGGAGCTGGATATTACCAATACAATGATATTTTTAAAAATAGAAATCCGTCTACTATGGTTCATGCAACTTTAACCCTTCCCATTTCAGACTGGTGGGGCGGTTCTTACAATCTCCGTAAAAAGCAAACTCAGATAGACAGGGCAGAATACGAGAAAAAAGATACTGATCAAAAGCTATTTGTGATGTTCCAAAGTTATTGGAACAAATTAAATGAAAATTACAATAAGTTACTATTGGCCAAACAGGCCATTGAGACAGCTGAGGAAAATGTGCGAATAAATAAAGACCAATATCAGAATGGGCTAAGCATATTAAGCGATCTTATTGATGCCCAGTCACTATTACAACAGAGCAGAGATCAGTACACAGAAGCATACACGGGATTTCTAGTTGCTAGATACCTCTATCTTAGAGAAACCGGAAGATAAATTATACAACAATGGATAAAAGCAATTTTAAAAAGACACTTGGTTTTATATTCTTTGGCATCACGCTCATATGCTGGGTTGGTGCACCCATAATACCATTTACTGATATCCCTAATAAGGCAATTGTGACAACAACGGTGGTTATTGTCGGCGAGGTATTTTTTGTATCAGCTATTGCACTTCTTGGAAAAGAATATTGGGGTAAAATCAAGCAGTGGTTCAAGAACTTATTCAGTAAGAACACCAAAGAAAACTAGGTATATTAATAAATTTTAAATGGTTCACTAATCAATAAAAATGAAAACATGCAAAAGAGCGTAAATTTTACAGTAATATTTTTGACAGCATTTCTATTTCTTATCTGCTCAGCTTATGGGCAGAATAAGGAAGATAAATTTACAGGAAAGTGGCTTTCAAAAGATAAAATGATAGTCGAAGTCTACAAAGTAGGAAAAGGTTTTAATATCAAACAATTAGAAGCTCCCAAACAGAAAGAAAAGTTAAATAATGGAAAAGTAGTGGCTAAGAACATACTTGAAACATCAAAAGGTGAATATAAAGGAACTTCAATTGACCTAAACGACGATAAAGAATATCAAAGTATGTGGATTATCAGTGATGGTGATGGAAAGAGTTTGACATTTAAGCTTAAATGGGGATTTATTTGGCATAGTGAAATTTGGACGAAATTATAGACTTAGTAATATAAATTTTAAATGTCAAATGATTGTATGTAATAATTTAAATCATTGGGAAAATGATCCCATCTAATAATAGGTGTTGTATAATAATTGCTTTTTTGTTTTTTTTTAGCAACTACGTATTTTCTCAAGACACCATAAGTAACAGCTATAGAGATAAAATAGAGATTACTACTTCATTTGGACTCAGCATCCCGCGTTCAGATTTTATGAAGCATAGTAATATTGGTATAAGAACGATGACTGGCTTCCAATATCGGTACAACAAGAGTATATTCTTCAGAGCCGTATATGAGATATCACTTTACAGTTTTACAAATAGTAGATCAGTCGATGGATTTTCCGTTATAAACAAGGGGAATCGCTCTTTAATCGGTGCGTTCGTAGATATCGGATCAAATACAGTTATTGGTGACAGAATTGAAATTGGGGGTTTTACTGGGTTTGGTTTATTATGGCTCACAAGCCCTTTTACCGAGGTTCAGGGAAGTGTTGCCAGTATCAATACGCGCTCGGAAACAAAAGCTTACGAGACTTATAGATTGGGTGGTTTTGCATCATATCGTGTTAATAAAAAATTTGCATTGTATATCGAATTACAGCATTTCAATGCTCTACGGCGTTCTCATGTCTTTGACAGTAAGCTTGGTGGTACCAATATCGCTTTAGGTTTTCGAACGAATTTGAGCAATCAAAAAAGATGACGGAACGTCAGTAAAAGCTCTTAGTAACAAAAAATAAAAGATTATGGATAAAGTAAATTCTAAAAAAATAAAGATCAACTGTTCTGTGGAGCAGGTTGTAGATATTTTTTTTCAGCTACATAACGAGCTCTATTTTGAGGGTAAGCCGTTAATCGGTGGCAATCCTGAAGACTTGGCAAGAATAATTACGAACTCTTTCCTAGACAGTGAAGGCAAAGCGCTAGATCCCTCGTGGGTTAAAACAATGTTAGTTCCACCGACACCTAGCAGGGAGTATAAGGTATTTATAATGTAATTCCTAAGTCAGATAAAGTCTCAAAAATTACGGACTAGAGACACTAATAATGTCGAATAATTATAATCTATAAGTAGGAAGGGGAATTGAATAATGATAGTAAATAATAAAATTGGGATTACACTTTCAGGAGGTGGGTTTAGAGGAATAGCTCACCTTGGTGTTCTCCAATGTATGGAAGAGTTAGGAATCTCATTTGATGCTATTTCAGGTGCAAGCGCAGGTGCACTTATTGGTGCCTTTATTGCGGAAGGCTACAGTCCTGCAGAGATTTTCAAATTTGCAAAAACAGAAAAGTTTTTCAATTACACAGATTTATTTCGAGGTAATGGAGGAATGTTCAGTCCAGATATATTTGAAAGGATTATTACCAAATATATCCCTCATAACAGTTTTGAGCAGCTCAAAGTCCCATTATATGTTTCTGTTACTGATTTGAGTAATGCTCGGTCGTTGGTGTTCAATCAGGGCTGCCTAAGTTTGGCAATTAAATCTTCATGTTGTTTCCCTATGGTCTTTGTCCCCGTCAATTATCATAATGATACTATATTATGCGATGGAGGTATACTAAATAATTTTCCTGTTGAACACATAAATGCAACATGCGGAAAGAGTGTTGGAGTGGATGTAAATTCTATTGAGATTGCAAGGGGACATATGGGATATGGTGAAATCATGGACCGCATTATCCGAATAATTACTTCAAAAATAGATAAAGAAGGAGCAAATTACTGCGACGTCTTTATACAGCCGGGAGAACTTCGAAAGTTTTCAACTTTCGACACAAAACATATGGATGAAATATATCAAATAGGATATGAACATGCTAAAAAATTTGAAGATGATTTGCTGTCTTTAAGACAGGATAATAACTGTTGAGTATAAAACATTAGTAGACTATTGCCTATTGGATAAATATCATATTAAGTTTCATAACTCAAAAATCGCAACAATTTAATAGATGAAAAAATACTGTTATGAAAAATTACAGCAGCTAAATGACCACCTAAATGATTTATCATGTGATAAAACAATGTTGCTTGCAGAAGACGCAATTGAAATTGCACAAAAAAAACTCAACGAGGTAAAGGAGTTTATCATTGAAAAGGGTTTTAAAGATGCTAATGAAGAAATCTGCTTTTTTAAGAAGATAAAACCGCAGTTTGTTGCTAAGTTGATTTATTACAACGGTATTTATAAGATTGAGGCTAAAATCCCTTATGGTGGAGATAAGGTAACGAAAAAGTATCTAAAAAATGAGATTACAAAATTGAAGCTATATTTTGATAATAATCTTGAGTTTTACAAATATTACAGAACAAATAGTACTTACCTAGATGATAAATATTTTTTGCGAGGGAAATATGATATCAAACTAAGCTTAGATAGTTATTATTTTGAGACAGATCATAGATTCTGTACTAGCCATGATTATAAAGTTGCAAAAATTTTAGCAAATGATCTTATCCAACTATATATTGAAGACAGAATTTTTGGGCTTTCAAACATTTCAAGTGCAAAAAGTCCACACTATTCTTTGAACTGGACAGGAAGTAAAGCTGCATTAGTTGAACTTATTTATGCCTTGCAAGCTCAGGGGGTATTGGATTATGGTCATGCTGATATCAAACAGATCTCAAGAGTGTTTTCAAGAATGTTTAATGTAGATATCGGTGATTTTTATCATACTTATTTAGAACTACGTAATAGGAAAATCAACAAAACCAAGTTTCTAGACTCTCTTAGAGATGTTTTAAGCAAAAAAATGGATGAACAGGACGATAAGTGAGAGTTTATTTATATTTACGCTAAAATGTATTTTTAGTACTTATATTTTTTGTCATTGAAGCAGTTAATTCTGGTAGCTTAGCCTCATTTTGAGTATCTTCCTGTTTATTTGATTGGGGTGTAATGGATAGTTGAATCTTACGGTCGATTGCGGCAAGTTCGGTTTTAAGCTCGCTCAGTCGACATTCTTTTGTCCATATACCATCCACTACTCCCTGAAGTATTGGAATATCTTTTTGAAAATCAGTTATATTTTCTTGCTCTTTAGCGATATAGGATGGTAGTTTTTCCAGTGCCCGCAAAAAATTCATTGAGGCAGTTTCCGGCTCTTTCGCCATTATTCCATTATTGAATGTATATTTTATATTTCCTTCGCCTTGTACAAAAAAACGGTTCACTCGAATATCGACTCCATCTTTTTCTGACATTTCGGTTTTTACCAATAATTGAAAACCATATAAACTTCCGATTTCTTCATAATCTCCACCTGTTCGGGATTTATCTGTTAATTCATTAAGGTTAGTACCTATTTGCTTGATGGTAGCAGTAGCAGGAAGACCTGTGAGCTGAATAGCGTTTACAATCGTACCATCCTGGTTCTTTTGAATACGTTGTTGCAGATTACTCCAATCAAGACTCATACGATCATGTCGCGACTGAGCTTTGTTAAGCTCTGCTGTGAAATCTTCAAGTTTATATTTAGCACTATATTTTGACCTATTAAATGCCTGTTTCTCACTTTCCAAGCCTGCAATTTGCTTTTCTACTTTCGCCTTGTCTAAAAGGTCAGTATTTCCTGATAGAATTGCTACGTATTCAGAAAAATTCATTCCTGACTTTTCATCCATACTTCCTTCATCAATAGTTCTCTTACCGAGATTATTTGATTTTAGCTGGTCTATGAATAGTTGTTTGTTGAACAATAGATTAAACTTATAACTGTCCAGTGATTTTTCTACGGCATAGATGACCACATCCACTTTATTATCGGCAAAATGCTTGGCTATTTCATTGCCTTTACGAATTGCCCGACCATCTCTTTGGGCAAGATCACTAGGTCTCCAGGGTGTATCTAAATGATGTATAGCTACAGCTCTCTTCTGTGCGTTGACTCCTGTTCCAAGCATACTTGTAGAGCCAAATAGTACCCGAATTTTACCTTCATTCATTCCCTTAATCAGCTCCTTACGTTGATTATCTGTTTTAGCTTCCTGTATGAAACGGACTTCGTGAGCAGGAATACCATGTGTTTCTACCAGTTTTTTCTTGATTTCAGAATACACGTTCCACTCTCCGGACTTGTAGGTCCCCAAATCAGAAAAAACGAATTGTGTTCCTTTTTGTGCATTAAACTTTTGGTAATATTTGGCGATATTATCGGCACAGTGCGAAGCCTTGTTATCAGGATGATCATAATAAGCACCACTCACCATACGCATATCCAGCGACATTTTACGTGCGTAGTCTGTTGCAATGAGCATTTTTGCTTTTTCTTCCGTTTTAGATAATGGCGGTCTTCCAAGCAAGGTAGCATCCCCGGATTTTGCAAACTGCATCAGGTTTTGTATAAATTTTGCCTGGTCTGGTGTAGGTGGAATATTGTACAGTATTTCCTTTTTCTCCGGTCGGTCAATCCCTATATCCTTTGCTGTGCGATAATCTGTAATTTCAGAATAGAACTGAGCTAGCTCCGGTACTTTAATAAAATAACGAAATCGTTCCTTTGCCACAATATTATTGGCTACAGAAAATTCATAATCCGTAGTTTTTCTTGCATAAATAGCCGCCCATGCATCAAAACAGTTTATACCTTGTTTTTCTAA
This region includes:
- a CDS encoding TolC family protein, giving the protein MKSLHYIFFALLFLATSAASAQTTYTLEQCKELTLKNNNALKADRLSMEEASLTKKEAFTNYFPKVSAFGLGYHLKEGMIGKESAEMINMLGSSFPGMPNVRDRKNGYMLGISLEQPVFTGGQIYYGNKLAELGEDVSKYQTQEAEKNLLVNVEQYYWTLVSLYEKRKTIDVMKNLADNLFSDVKVAVDAGVTNRNDLLQVQLKQNEIKTASVELENGISLLKIQLAQLMNVDGGQFEIETKDQEYISNPVTLLVDHNQAVTNTNMHKLLSKNIEAKQLEKKIERGKLLPYFGVGAGYYQYNDIFKNRNPSTMVHATLTLPISDWWGGSYNLRKKQTQIDRAEYEKKDTDQKLFVMFQSYWNKLNENYNKLLLAKQAIETAEENVRINKDQYQNGLSILSDLIDAQSLLQQSRDQYTEAYTGFLVARYLYLRETGR
- a CDS encoding transporter suffix domain-containing protein, producing MDKSNFKKTLGFIFFGITLICWVGAPIIPFTDIPNKAIVTTTVVIVGEVFFVSAIALLGKEYWGKIKQWFKNLFSKNTKEN
- a CDS encoding DUF2147 domain-containing protein; this encodes MQKSVNFTVIFLTAFLFLICSAYGQNKEDKFTGKWLSKDKMIVEVYKVGKGFNIKQLEAPKQKEKLNNGKVVAKNILETSKGEYKGTSIDLNDDKEYQSMWIISDGDGKSLTFKLKWGFIWHSEIWTKL
- a CDS encoding patatin-like phospholipase family protein → MIVNNKIGITLSGGGFRGIAHLGVLQCMEELGISFDAISGASAGALIGAFIAEGYSPAEIFKFAKTEKFFNYTDLFRGNGGMFSPDIFERIITKYIPHNSFEQLKVPLYVSVTDLSNARSLVFNQGCLSLAIKSSCCFPMVFVPVNYHNDTILCDGGILNNFPVEHINATCGKSVGVDVNSIEIARGHMGYGEIMDRIIRIITSKIDKEGANYCDVFIQPGELRKFSTFDTKHMDEIYQIGYEHAKKFEDDLLSLRQDNNC
- a CDS encoding RteC domain-containing protein, coding for MKKYCYEKLQQLNDHLNDLSCDKTMLLAEDAIEIAQKKLNEVKEFIIEKGFKDANEEICFFKKIKPQFVAKLIYYNGIYKIEAKIPYGGDKVTKKYLKNEITKLKLYFDNNLEFYKYYRTNSTYLDDKYFLRGKYDIKLSLDSYYFETDHRFCTSHDYKVAKILANDLIQLYIEDRIFGLSNISSAKSPHYSLNWTGSKAALVELIYALQAQGVLDYGHADIKQISRVFSRMFNVDIGDFYHTYLELRNRKINKTKFLDSLRDVLSKKMDEQDDK